A part of Marinomonas rhizomae genomic DNA contains:
- a CDS encoding DUF262 domain-containing protein, whose protein sequence is MLDEIISSKRNSLKTDRLDMSFGELMNMYEEDDLFITPEYQRVFRWSLFQQTRFIESVLLGIPIPPIFVAEDGEGKWEVVDGLQRISTIFAFFGLLNSVADKNNSTLTEGEMVKELDGITINSLSLKLKTTIKRSVCRVEIVRWDSQEDIRYELFNRLNTGSSPLSEQEIRNCIFRSYPVDLNQVLRDVAQVPEYEKLISPSPKKKEEMFLEELALRYFAFKHLEGNFKKTVAQFLTEFMRDVSNNSIAFDIEGEKNEFIKFVNFLLEKFGKEIFRPKGNFANHIFDSLAYAVPKTYTSIEGNEAEIERAIRALLDDEKYNSIGTSTFSNMRIRDRMDRAMEIFVSA, encoded by the coding sequence ATGTTAGATGAAATTATCTCAAGTAAGAGAAATTCACTCAAGACAGATCGTCTTGATATGTCATTTGGCGAACTCATGAATATGTATGAAGAGGATGACCTTTTCATTACTCCTGAATATCAAAGAGTATTTAGATGGTCCTTATTCCAACAGACTCGATTTATTGAATCAGTATTATTAGGTATCCCTATTCCACCAATTTTTGTTGCTGAAGACGGGGAGGGAAAATGGGAAGTCGTCGATGGCTTACAACGCATTTCAACAATTTTTGCTTTTTTTGGCCTCTTGAACTCTGTTGCAGACAAAAACAACTCGACTTTAACAGAAGGTGAAATGGTTAAAGAACTTGATGGTATAACTATCAATTCTTTGTCTCTTAAGCTAAAGACAACTATTAAAAGGTCAGTTTGTCGTGTTGAAATTGTACGCTGGGATAGTCAAGAAGATATACGCTATGAACTATTTAATCGCTTAAATACTGGTTCAAGCCCACTATCAGAACAAGAAATAAGAAACTGTATCTTTCGCTCTTATCCTGTTGACCTTAATCAAGTATTACGAGATGTGGCTCAAGTTCCAGAATATGAAAAACTTATCAGCCCATCCCCAAAGAAAAAAGAAGAGATGTTCCTTGAAGAATTAGCACTTCGTTATTTTGCATTTAAACATTTAGAAGGCAACTTCAAAAAAACGGTTGCACAGTTTCTAACAGAATTTATGCGTGACGTCTCAAATAACTCAATAGCCTTCGATATAGAAGGTGAAAAAAATGAGTTTATAAAGTTTGTTAATTTCTTACTAGAGAAATTTGGGAAAGAAATATTTAGGCCTAAAGGAAATTTTGCAAACCATATTTTTGACTCTTTAGCATATGCAGTACCTAAAACGTACACATCAATCGAAGGAAATGAAGCAGAAATCGAAAGAGCTATCAGAGCATTACTAGATGACGAAAAATATAATTCTATTGGCACTAGTACCTTTTCAAATATGAGAATTAGAGATCGTATGGATAGGGCAATGGAGATTTTTGTTAGTGCATAA
- a CDS encoding MAE_28990/MAE_18760 family HEPN-like nuclease — protein sequence MHNVIDEISENNNWRDGEFAKYKTNSLNVEEQLWCRMCVPMIYAHWEGFVVDALKIMLKHLNELNLNSSHLSPNLVVVSLSDTYKKLSGKQSFQQRVDFTNSFNQRLSQPVKFDIKIDTKSNLKSNVFNDLCIAFNFDSTKFKSQLIDIDRLVHIRNSIAHGENAIQPDMTNIIKYISAVREAMDLLLYEIDDYLGSQRYLSEPTNNCSN from the coding sequence GTGCATAATGTAATCGACGAGATCTCTGAAAATAATAACTGGCGAGATGGAGAGTTTGCAAAATACAAAACAAACTCTTTAAATGTTGAAGAGCAACTCTGGTGCAGAATGTGCGTCCCGATGATTTATGCTCATTGGGAAGGCTTTGTTGTTGATGCGTTGAAAATTATGCTGAAGCATCTTAATGAATTAAATCTTAATTCAAGTCACTTATCACCTAATCTGGTTGTAGTTAGCCTAAGTGATACCTATAAAAAGTTAAGTGGTAAACAATCATTCCAACAAAGAGTCGATTTTACAAATAGCTTTAATCAACGACTATCCCAACCAGTTAAATTTGACATTAAAATTGACACCAAATCCAATCTGAAAAGTAATGTTTTTAATGATTTATGCATTGCTTTTAATTTTGATAGTACTAAGTTTAAAAGCCAATTAATCGACATTGATCGATTAGTGCATATTCGAAATAGTATCGCCCATGGTGAGAACGCCATACAACCGGATATGACCAATATTATCAAATACATTTCCGCAGTTAGGGAAGCTATGGATCTGCTTTTATACGAAATAGATGACTATTTAGGGAGCCAAAGATATTTGTCCGAACCTACGAATAACTGCAGCAACTAA
- a CDS encoding Fic family protein: MKYSWQHPDWPNFTFDETQCRDALYQYALEAGRLSGGMSQLENTLQYDAYIDLMVSEAINTSQIEGERLDREDVRSSIKNFLGLSNPPTRVADPRAEGMAALMVDVRNSFAGELTKATLFHWHQLVLPQQENSLLARNLNVGQWRDSEEPMQIVSGPIGYEKVHYEAPPAHQVDTEINRFLDWFNRSNPLKAEKDIVLSGPVRSAIAHLWFETIHPFDDGNGRVGRAIAEMALAQDLNRPPLLSLSTIIEKDKNAYYDRLNKASQLNLDITDWVKWFVDSVLLAQQEAAQKVDFVLKKAKFWEKHQHTELNERQKKVLKKLFNAGSDGFEGGLSAKKYMGITSSSKATATRDLGDLVEKGCLCRLEGGGRNTRYGLDLG, from the coding sequence ATGAAATATAGCTGGCAACATCCTGATTGGCCAAACTTTACTTTTGACGAAACTCAATGCCGAGACGCTTTGTATCAGTATGCGCTAGAGGCTGGTCGTTTGTCCGGCGGAATGAGTCAGCTTGAAAATACTTTGCAGTACGATGCCTATATCGACCTCATGGTTAGCGAAGCCATCAACACCAGCCAGATAGAAGGCGAGCGTTTGGATCGAGAAGACGTGCGTTCCTCTATTAAGAACTTTTTAGGCTTGAGTAATCCACCAACGCGAGTCGCCGATCCACGGGCAGAGGGTATGGCCGCCTTGATGGTCGACGTGCGTAATAGCTTCGCTGGCGAGCTTACAAAAGCCACTTTGTTTCACTGGCATCAATTAGTCCTTCCACAACAAGAAAATAGCCTATTAGCTCGTAACCTCAACGTCGGCCAATGGCGAGATTCCGAAGAGCCTATGCAAATTGTCTCAGGCCCAATTGGCTATGAAAAAGTCCATTACGAAGCGCCGCCAGCACATCAAGTCGATACAGAAATAAACCGATTTCTAGATTGGTTTAACCGCTCCAACCCATTAAAAGCAGAGAAAGACATTGTTCTTTCTGGGCCTGTTCGCTCGGCTATTGCGCACTTGTGGTTTGAAACTATCCACCCATTTGACGATGGTAATGGCCGAGTGGGACGAGCGATTGCCGAAATGGCCTTGGCTCAAGACCTCAACCGCCCGCCATTACTCAGCTTGTCGACGATAATCGAGAAAGACAAAAACGCTTATTACGATAGACTAAACAAAGCCAGCCAACTCAATTTGGATATTACCGACTGGGTAAAATGGTTTGTCGACTCAGTTCTATTAGCGCAGCAAGAAGCTGCTCAGAAAGTCGACTTTGTATTGAAGAAAGCCAAATTCTGGGAAAAACATCAACACACTGAATTAAATGAACGCCAAAAGAAGGTGCTTAAGAAACTCTTTAATGCAGGATCTGACGGATTCGAAGGTGGACTCAGCGCCAAAAAATACATGGGCATCACCAGCAGCTCCAAAGCCACCGCCACCCGAGACCTCGGTGACTTAGTTGAAAAAGGTTGTTTATGCCGCTTAGAAGGTGGCGGCAGGAATACTAGGTATGGGTTGGATTTGGGGTAA
- a CDS encoding lipoate--protein ligase, with protein MASRILISHSNNPHFNLAVEDCIFRSMSADQRVLFLWRNADTVVIGRSQNPWKECNINKMEQDSIHLARRQSGGGAVFHDLGNTNFTFMAGKPEYNKEVSTEIVLQGLKRLGIEGYANGRNDLVVGEGEEMRKFSGSAYKETKDRGFHHGTLLLHADLSRLANYLNPDVKKLQSKGITSVRSRVTNLDSLYPQINHQLVCDAIVEAFCEYFDETPTIEEISPEALPDLPGFLEKFEQQQSWDWNFGKSPQFTHTLDERFKWGGVEVHLDLSNAKITAAQTFTDSLFPDPIELLADKLVGVTYRPDAIATCVDLVIESYLDHRADLEEMKAWLVKAVS; from the coding sequence ATGGCAAGCCGAATTTTGATCTCCCATTCTAATAATCCTCACTTTAACCTCGCGGTGGAAGATTGTATTTTCCGCTCCATGTCAGCAGACCAGCGCGTGTTGTTTCTATGGCGTAATGCCGACACGGTAGTGATTGGTCGCTCTCAAAATCCTTGGAAAGAATGCAATATTAATAAGATGGAGCAAGATAGTATTCATCTTGCTCGTCGCCAAAGTGGCGGTGGAGCTGTCTTCCATGATTTGGGTAATACCAACTTCACCTTCATGGCGGGTAAACCTGAATACAACAAAGAAGTGTCGACTGAGATCGTTCTGCAAGGCTTGAAGAGGCTTGGTATTGAAGGCTACGCTAATGGTCGAAATGACTTAGTGGTGGGGGAAGGCGAAGAAATGCGTAAATTCTCCGGCTCTGCTTATAAAGAAACCAAAGACCGAGGTTTTCACCATGGCACCTTATTACTGCATGCAGACTTAAGCCGTTTAGCCAATTACCTAAATCCAGATGTGAAAAAGCTCCAATCAAAAGGTATTACTTCTGTTCGATCTCGTGTGACCAACCTTGATTCGCTTTATCCACAGATTAACCATCAACTGGTGTGTGACGCTATTGTCGAAGCGTTTTGTGAATACTTTGATGAAACGCCAACCATAGAAGAAATTTCTCCTGAAGCCTTACCAGATCTGCCTGGCTTCCTTGAGAAATTCGAACAACAACAAAGCTGGGATTGGAACTTTGGCAAATCGCCCCAATTTACCCACACGCTAGACGAACGCTTCAAATGGGGCGGCGTAGAGGTTCACCTTGACCTGAGTAACGCGAAAATTACCGCCGCGCAAACCTTCACCGACAGCTTGTTCCCAGATCCAATTGAGCTGCTTGCGGATAAACTCGTTGGCGTTACCTACCGACCAGACGCCATTGCCACTTGTGTCGACTTGGTTATTGAAAGCTATCTAGACCATAGAGCGGATTTGGAAGAAATGAAAGCGTGGTTGGTTAAGGCGGTTTCTTAG
- the greA gene encoding transcription elongation factor GreA, translated as MKKVPMTVEGEARLREELNHLKTVVRPRVIADIATAREHGDLKENAEYHAAREEQGFAEGRIKEIEGKLADSQVIDVKTLPASGKVIFGTTVTLFNVDTEETVTYKIVGDDESDVKEKKISYASPIAKAIIGKEEGDEVVVKIPSGEATYEVEKVEYI; from the coding sequence ATGAAAAAAGTACCAATGACAGTAGAGGGTGAAGCTCGTCTTAGAGAAGAGCTTAATCACTTGAAAACTGTCGTCCGTCCTCGCGTGATTGCGGATATCGCAACCGCGCGTGAGCATGGCGACTTAAAAGAAAACGCAGAATATCACGCCGCTCGTGAAGAGCAGGGATTCGCTGAAGGTCGTATTAAAGAGATCGAAGGCAAACTTGCAGATTCACAAGTGATTGACGTGAAAACGCTGCCAGCATCAGGCAAAGTTATTTTTGGCACAACAGTGACACTTTTCAATGTTGATACCGAAGAGACGGTTACTTACAAAATTGTTGGTGACGACGAATCCGATGTGAAAGAGAAAAAAATCTCTTACGCTTCACCTATCGCGAAAGCAATCATAGGGAAAGAAGAAGGCGACGAAGTTGTCGTTAAAATCCCTAGTGGTGAAGCAACCTACGAAGTTGAGAAAGTCGAATACATCTGA